A window of the Thermodesulfobacteriota bacterium genome harbors these coding sequences:
- the tkt gene encoding transketolase, with translation MPKDSSDETCINTIRFLAVDAVEKANSGHPGMPMGDAAMAYVLWTDYLRHNPKDPYWPGRDRFVLSAGHGSMLLYSLLHLTGHDLSLEDLKNFRQWGSPTPGHPEYDLKRGIEMTTGPLGQGFATGVGMAMAQKFLADRFNKPGYPLLDYNIYAITSDGDLMEGVSNEAASLAGHLKLGSLVYLYSDNKITIEGETDLSFTEDVAKRFEALGWHARKVDGHDTKEVARAIEAAKGERERPSLIMARTHIGFGSPNKQDTAGAHGAPLGKDEIKLAKEKLGWPESPAFHIPEEALKRFRGAIEKGETLKREWEGLLNGYAKDHPKLAAELQAMGREGGEKAEEDDWLKAVPSFSPEDGPVATRSASGKVLNAIAPKMPLLVGGSADLAPSNNTELKGMDFFTGEAPGRNVHYGVREHAMGSVMNGMALSGLKPFGGTFLVFSDYMRPAIRLAALMGLPVVYVFTHDSIGLGEDGPTHQPVEHLAALRAIPGLTVIRPADARETAEAWETALGRSE, from the coding sequence ATGCCGAAAGATTCAAGCGACGAGACATGTATAAACACGATAAGGTTCCTCGCCGTAGACGCGGTTGAGAAGGCCAACTCGGGCCATCCGGGCATGCCCATGGGGGACGCGGCCATGGCCTACGTCCTCTGGACGGACTATCTCCGCCATAACCCGAAAGACCCCTATTGGCCGGGGCGGGACCGCTTCGTCCTTTCCGCGGGCCACGGCAGCATGCTCCTCTATTCGCTCCTGCATCTCACGGGGCACGACCTCTCGCTCGAAGATCTGAAGAACTTCCGGCAGTGGGGTAGCCCCACCCCCGGCCATCCCGAGTACGATCTTAAGAGGGGTATAGAGATGACCACGGGCCCCCTCGGGCAGGGCTTTGCCACGGGAGTCGGCATGGCAATGGCGCAAAAGTTCCTCGCCGACCGCTTCAACAAGCCCGGCTATCCGCTTTTAGACTATAATATATACGCCATAACGAGCGACGGCGACTTGATGGAGGGTGTCTCCAACGAGGCCGCCTCCCTTGCCGGGCACCTGAAGCTCGGCAGCCTCGTCTATCTCTACTCGGACAATAAGATTACGATAGAGGGAGAGACCGACCTTTCCTTCACCGAAGACGTGGCAAAGCGCTTCGAGGCGCTCGGCTGGCACGCCCGGAAGGTGGACGGGCACGACACAAAGGAGGTGGCCAGGGCCATAGAGGCGGCGAAGGGGGAGAGGGAGAGGCCGTCCCTTATAATGGCGCGTACTCACATAGGCTTCGGCAGCCCCAATAAGCAGGATACGGCCGGTGCGCACGGCGCGCCGCTCGGCAAGGACGAGATAAAGCTAGCGAAGGAAAAACTCGGCTGGCCGGAGAGTCCGGCGTTCCACATACCGGAGGAAGCGCTCAAGCGTTTCAGAGGGGCGATCGAAAAGGGCGAAACCCTTAAGCGAGAGTGGGAGGGGCTTTTAAACGGATACGCGAAGGACCACCCAAAACTTGCCGCCGAGCTTCAGGCGATGGGGCGGGAGGGGGGGGAGAAGGCGGAGGAAGATGATTGGCTGAAGGCCGTGCCCTCGTTCTCTCCCGAAGACGGCCCCGTTGCAACGAGGAGCGCTTCGGGAAAGGTCTTGAACGCAATAGCGCCGAAGATGCCGCTCCTCGTAGGCGGCTCGGCCGACCTGGCGCCTTCGAACAATACCGAGCTCAAGGGGATGGACTTCTTTACCGGGGAGGCGCCCGGCCGTAACGTCCACTACGGCGTCCGCGAGCACGCGATGGGCTCCGTTATGAACGGCATGGCGCTCAGCGGGCTAAAACCCTTCGGGGGCACCTTCCTGGTATTTTCCGACTACATGCGCCCGGCCATAAGGCTTGCCGCGCTAATGGGCCTCCCGGTGGTCTACGTATTCACGCACGACTCGATAGGGCTCGGCGAGGACGGCCCCACGCACCAGCCCGTCGAGCACCTGGCCGCCTTGAGGGCCATACCCGGCCTTACGGTCATAAGGCCCGCCGACGCCCGTGAGACGGCCGAGGCGTGGGAGACGGCGCTTGGCCGTTCCGAG
- a CDS encoding DUF502 domain-containing protein, producing MRKKMKRYFVTGLLIVVPLYITGYVLLLLVGFMDGLLDILPEPIRPYTYLPYRIPGLGVLITLSAIFIVGLLAANFLGQKLVDIGERILARIPFLNMVYRATKQFLEAIFAKDHEGFSRVVMIEYPRKGIYSLAFVTGRSRGEAGETGRERCGGEVINIFLPTTPNPTSGFYLVVPEKDTMPIEMNVEDAFKVIMSAGMVVPPKKTLAEKEEEKSLPASGD from the coding sequence ATGAGGAAGAAGATGAAGCGCTACTTCGTAACCGGCCTCCTCATAGTGGTGCCGCTTTACATAACCGGCTACGTGCTCCTGCTTCTGGTGGGCTTTATGGACGGGCTACTCGATATCCTGCCCGAGCCGATAAGGCCCTACACCTACCTCCCCTACCGGATACCCGGCCTCGGAGTACTCATAACGCTAAGTGCCATCTTCATCGTAGGGCTCCTCGCCGCCAACTTCCTCGGGCAGAAGCTCGTCGACATAGGCGAGAGGATTCTGGCGAGGATCCCGTTTCTCAATATGGTATACAGGGCCACCAAGCAGTTCCTCGAAGCGATATTCGCCAAAGACCATGAAGGGTTCAGCCGGGTCGTCATGATCGAGTACCCCCGGAAGGGAATCTACTCTCTCGCGTTCGTTACGGGCAGGAGCAGGGGGGAGGCCGGGGAGACGGGCAGAGAGCGGTGCGGCGGCGAGGTGATAAATATATTCCTCCCCACCACGCCCAACCCGACCTCGGGCTTTTATCTGGTGGTGCCGGAGAAGGACACCATGCCGATCGAGATGAACGTCGAGGACGCCTTCAAGGTCATAATGAGTGCGGGTATGGTGGTCCCGCCGAAAAAAACATTGGCGGAAAAGGAGGAGGAAAAATCGCTCCCCGCCTCCGGGGACTGA
- the panD gene encoding aspartate 1-decarboxylase codes for MQRVMLRSKIHRARVTDSNVDYEGSIAIDTRLMEAAGIIPFQKVEVYNVTNGNRFGTYAIEGEEGSGTISVNGAAAHLARAGDIIIIADYCVFHEEEARRHVPVLVYVNEKNEVRKVIGGVVAGA; via the coding sequence ATGCAGAGAGTAATGCTCAGGAGCAAGATACACAGGGCGCGGGTTACCGACAGCAACGTCGACTACGAGGGCAGCATCGCCATAGACACACGCCTCATGGAGGCCGCTGGGATAATTCCCTTTCAAAAGGTTGAGGTCTACAACGTAACCAACGGCAACCGGTTCGGGACCTACGCCATAGAGGGGGAAGAGGGGAGCGGGACCATAAGCGTGAACGGCGCGGCGGCCCATCTGGCCAGGGCGGGTGACATAATAATAATCGCCGACTACTGCGTGTTCCATGAGGAAGAGGCCCGGCGGCACGTCCCGGTGCTCGTCTACGTGAACGAGAAGAACGAGGTCAGGAAAGTAATCGGAGGGGTCGTGGCGGGCGCATGA